The following DNA comes from Podarcis raffonei isolate rPodRaf1 chromosome 10, rPodRaf1.pri, whole genome shotgun sequence.
CTACATTTAAGAAGCTAAGTATCTTCTGATTCTATTACTGTTTCATTTTGGTCTGCCTTATGTGTTCCTTGATGCTTCATATGATTTGGGGGGAATACTGCTTTGTTTTATTCAGCTAAGTGTTTGAATCTATTTCTATGACAGTTTGAGTGAAAAGAGACCCAGGCAACCTGTTCAGTTTCATAAAATATGCCCGATAATCCTTGCTGCTATAATGAAAGTCTGATTCTTCTTCATTTTAGGTTTTctgttggataaaaaaattggagtCAACCAGCCAAAAAGGATTGAAAATGCAAAAATCCTTATCGCAAATACTGGCATGGATACTGATAAAATTAAGGTACGCAATTTTTGTGGTGCAAATCCTAGTGAAGTCAAAGCAGTTGAGCTATTTTTTAATATTGTCATATTTATTTCTTAGATATTTGGCTCCCGTGTAAGAGTGGATTCCACAGCAAAAGTGgcagaaattgaacaagcagaaaaagagaaaatgaaggagaaggttGAACGTATTCTGAAGCATGGAATAAACTGCTTTATCAACAGGTATGTATTATGCTGAGGGATGTTGATTGACCCTTCAGAGCCTCTGCTGACAAGCCTATAACTACATAGTGGCACAGTTCACACATCACCTTAAACCACAGCTTAAAACAAACTGTAGTTTAGTGTGAGCAAACAGCATTCTGGTGCAAGGTGCTCAGAAATTCCCACATCACTTCTtcctcattgctgctgctgctgccgccatgccataCCATGGATGAAAGCTAGAGCCTGGCTTGTTGAACCCAAGAACAAAACCTTGGTTACTAGTCTTTAACAGTTAAAGTCATACACATTGTTTAAATATCATTGTACTGTTAAGCACTGTGGAAGTTTTTGTTGAGATAAATTAAGATATGTTTTCTGCCACATTATTATGAGACCTTTTCTTATTACAGGCAATTGATCTATAACTACCCAGAACAGATGTTTGCTGCTGCTGGTGTTATGGCTATTGAACATGCAGATTTTGCTGGAGTTGAACGTCTAGCTCTTGTTACAGGTACAGAATTATTTTTAACCTGCCTTTTGTTACACAAGGGATCCCAGAATGTGGtacagtaaaaaaaccaaaaaaaaccaccactgcATAATAAAAGTAAATCAGCACCAGAAAAAAATATGCAAGTAATAACCAGGAATCACATAGTAAATACTTTACCTTGATGGCAAAGTACCATCCATTGAACAAAGGATCTGAACTCCTACtcctacacttttttttttacaacattctgtaaatctgatttctttcttaGCTATTCGGGAAAGTTACACAAGAACCCAGCTTCTTTGCTGCTTGTGGGCCAACCATGAGAGCTGAAATTGGCTACCAATacattttttaaacttttttcgcACAATGATAGTGAGGATGTCTCCATAATTTAAGGTGAAAGGTGGCATATCAGCATAGtagtttctttaaaacaaaacacacacagagagagagagactgatgaACATACATACTGCTCATACTTCTTTTCATAAAAGCTTTTTTTCAAAGTTCAGGTTTGTATGTCTACTAAGTAAACAGTTACTAAAACTACTTTACACTTGTGGTGGGAAAAGGCTAACACGAAGTTGCATTCATTCTCAGGTGGTGAAATTGCTTCAACTTTTGACCATCCAGAATTGGTGAAGCTAGGAAGCTGCAAGCTGATTGAAGAAGTCATGATTGGTGAAGATAAACTTCTTCATTTCTCTGGAGTTGCCATGGGTAGGTTTTGCTGCTCAGTGTTGGACAGAACAATCATATGCACCAGCTACCGTCCACTGCTGTGTCTGTGGAGCAGCTGCCACCTTGCATTCATGCTTTACCCAAGGAAGGGAGGAGAAGATACCCACAGtctgaaaattttaaaaacaacaggcaCGTCCCTGGAAACTATCAGGGATGGTGGTTAGCAGCAGTGCTCATATGTTACCCACACATGGAAAGAGCAATGACCCCAACACCTCTACCACCTTGAGACAGAATAACACCTTTTGCAAGTATGCAAAGGGAAATGCCTGAATATGCAACAAGAGCAGCTACAGAGCAACCATCTCTGGTAGCTCAGTTCATctagtggggggagggaggttattggtttgttgctgtttcttgtttttatgcttttatatagtgaactgccctgagatctgcagatgaagggtggtacacatattttaacaataattaataataataataaccagtcAACACTATGCGGCTTTAGGATTTGGCTTGATAGACAGCAGGGCAGCAGGTTCAATGTCCTCTTATATGTAGGAGACAGGATTTTGTtggaaatatttttattgcttttccttACCTTTTTATACCTTTTAGGTGAAGCATGCACCGTAGTTCTGCGTGGTGCAACACAACAGATCATAGATGAAGCGGAAAGATCTCTGCATGATGCACTCTGTGTTCTTGCCCAGACTGTAAAAGATACTAGAACGGTGTATGGTGGAGGTAAATATACAGTGTTCTTATTTTAACTCCAGCAATTGAAAGTTTAACTTTAATACTTGCTCAGGTTAGTTACAAGGTGTCTTGTTTGTTTCCTAACTCATAGGCTGCTCAGAGATGTTAATGGCTAATGCTGTCTGGGAGCTTGCAAAGAGGACACCAGGCAAGGAATCCGTAGCAATGGAGTCTTTCGCTAAGGCCTTGAGCACGGTAAACTAGTGTTTGGTTCTCTTTACTACCTGTATAATGAAGCATAGCGCTCTGGAAAGCTAGTAATTATGAGGAGGAGGCTGAGCACCCAAACGACATTTACTGGTTGTTGGTCATTGCAAAGTCTTTTGAGATGGTAGTTTTCAGGTTTGTGGCTCATGCAACCAACTTGTGCCCTTGTTAACCAAGGAACAGTAACATTACCTATCTTCCTctaggccctttctcatgtttcTTTTGGCTTGGCTGACTTTACATAGTGTTATTTCTAAGCACTTCTAAAACATGGGTTGGCTTCCTCTCTCTCCAAACCAATTGTAGCAGGATTCCCTTGAACCAGGAATGGAGgactgtggcactccagatgttgttggactccaccttCCATCAGCCGTGgccggtggtcagggataatggttCCCTAGCCCTGACCTAAGCAGAGATCTGGGATTCTCTTGTAAACTTGTTTCTCTTTAATGAATGGGAGGAATTGCCAAAGATTGTTAGTATTGACAAATTCAGATTCTGCATCAAGGATACACATATTTTGAGTAAGGATAGTGCAATAGTACAGTAGTAACTAATAGCGCTTATATgtgtgttattgttatttatttttgcaactgGCACGTAGTTTGCAGGTTTGTTCTTTGCCAAATGGTCTAACAAGCCTGCTTTATTTTGTTAGCTCCCAACTATCATCGCTGATAACGCTGGCTATGACAGTGCAGATTTGGTTTCCCAGCTTCGAGCTGCTCATATTGAAGGGAAAACCACGTATGGACTTGGTAAGGATTTTTATATATagtttgtatgttttattttttaaaaatacaccttTTTGTAACCAAGACTAACACTTGCAGTGGGAATAGAAGCTGCTTTGGGGTGCTTTGCATtcaacagcagcagtgaaaatTAAAATCGGGCATAAGACTGAATTTCACTAAATGCAAATTCCAATTGAAAATGTGTAGACCTTTAATTAAAATCAGTATCATTTTAACAGTGCCAAGATAGAAAATGCAAAACGGCTATGGAAATGGGATGTTTGCCTTATTAACACTGATAAACTTTTTTTCTTAATCTCTTGAAGACATGAAGGAGGCTACCATTGGAGACATGGCAACTCTGGGAGTGGTGGAAAGCTTTCAAGTGAAACGGCAAGTTTTGCTGAGTGCTGCTGAAGCTGCAGAGGTGATTCTCCGTGTCGATGATATTATTAAAGCAGCTCCAAGGTAAAACCCAAAGCTTTTCCAGTTCTTGCGAGACAATGCCGTAATCAATCTTTATCAGAAAAACAATTGATTTGAACTATAATTTCCTTATAATAGGTATGCTTCTATGTTTATGAAATTTTGTCACGGTTGTACATTTGATGCTACTGGCTAAGATAGGATATACTCCCATCAAGGTACTATCAGTGTCCTATTTGGTCTAGTAGGATCCGTTTCAGGTTTTGAGGCCTGAGGATGTGGCCAAGGGAGTTGAAGCAGCGGGACTGGAAACATACCCTCTCGGCACTTGCCTTTTTTGGCTGATTCAAAATAATCAGAAGGGCTTGGCCAGAGGGATCCAACATGTGGGGAGCTCATACATGAAGATCTGTGGGGAGGTCCTCTTGATGGAGCTGCAATTAATTGACTGATAAAGAGCACAGGAGGGAGGACTTTCTTGGGGTTGGTTGTCTGTCGAATTCCCTCCCCCTCAGATACAGCTGGTGCCAACTCTTGTAGGCATCTGTGGTAGTGGGCCGAACAGTGGTCTTACCCTCTTGTAGTTATCTCTGCCTGCTACTGTTATGAATTGAAATATCATTGTAACTTACTCTGGGATTACCTGGGCAATTAAGAGTGGACTGAGAAGGCTATTGCTGATGAACTAAACAACAAACATGTACAAACACTTTTAGGTTCTTACATTCTAGGCTTGCAATGAACTTGGAGACTCTTCTTTCCTCCCAACATTTGCGTGTACTGAATTCTGATTCTTCTTTCAGGAAAAGAGTACCAGATCGTTATCCGTGTTGAGTATTCCATGGTCAGTAAAAACACGTGGACCAGAAGTTTGCAAAATACGTTGTGCGCTTCAGACCGATTTGATGAATAAAGGGATGGAATATCGATCTTTGGCATGTGGTCATTCTTTTGTTGGTTTAAAttatattgtttcaaaaagaCCAATTCATTCTTATTGTATAACATCTCTACTTCCCCACCATCCTCTTTGTAGTACCCCATAATAAAAGTTTCAAATCTGTTTTGACTTTCTATTTACCTTGGTATAGTACTGGAGTTTGTGCTTTTTATTGGAAAGACCTTTGAATGCATACGTGTGAAATAGTGAGAGCACAATTCAGATAATATGCAGGTGGCTGATCATGAAAGCAAAGTTTACTGCTAGTATTTAAAAATCCTGTGTGATCCTTTTATTAAACATTTCATGAAGATAATACAGGCCACTAAACCTTAGCTAGTTGTCTGTTTATCACATCTCGGCAAGGAGGAAGTAATCTGAAACCTCACTGTTTTTGCTGGAATTGGAGGTTCAAGTACATAACTTCCCCAAGACAAAAAAAGTTAATTTCTAGTtggcatgttaaaaaaaaaatctggaagaaGTAACCATATTAGCTGGTTGCAGCAAATGATAGAGTTCTGTGGTACTCTAACTATGACCGCATGTCTTGTGGCATGAGCTTTTGTAGGCTGTAGTCTACTTTCAGAGTTCTGAAATAGCTTGGAAAGTTGGAGGAGAAATAGTTcacaatgaaataataaaaagcttTACTTAGGATTACATCCAACATATTGCATGCCTTTTAATTTAAAAGGTAAAACAACTAACTGCATAGTTCCTCTAACTTGTTAGGCATGTACAATAGGCTaaagcggtggttcccaattggtggtccgtGGTACCATTCATATAGCAAAAAGTACCACAGAGATAcctacattttcaaaagtaggaggGTCATTAGCTTGACTTGAAAAATGGGGTCTGCAGTACTTCATTAATTGGATAACACCGAGTTAAATAGTTAAATGGAAACAAACTATTCTAATGGCATATCTATAAATATTGCTTTTCtatcagtcatggcttccccagagACTGATGGTGTTGAACACTACGCTAGGGGTCCTATCTCTCTTAACCCTACACGCTACATTTCCCCGAGCAGCACTCAAGCTGGAATGCAGATAGACTCCATGTAGTTCAATTTGTAACTGGTGAACCCCAACTTAAAAGTTCTCATTTACACACAAAACCAGGATAAATGCAAAGATTTTCCCTGTTTGGCTGTACTAGATACATTTGCAGGATGAAATATCTTCAAAGTGCCTTCAAAATACACACAATTTCTTTAATACCACAGAGCTAGTGCTATAGCATTGGTTTTAATTTTACAGAAGGCAAGGCACCTGCATTTTTATCTTTAAATGgattcctttcccccttctcaaaGATTTGTTTATAATGTGTACTAGGTTTTATTCCATCTGAATTCTGTAGAAGAGCTGCAGGTATCAGAAGGGGTACGTTAGCTGGCTGTCACAGTTCAGAGTTTATCTTGCTAATTCTAGATATTTAAATTACCAAGCTGGGCATGCACACAATACCGTAGAAATCAAGTGAAATCAAACACATGCAGCTTTACACTGGATTATACAGCCTGTGAAAACACAGTCCAGATACTCTCATCTTTATCTGGTGATGAACACCCTGGCTGAGAAGGCTCCTGCGGCAAACTTACAAGTTCTAGTGGAAATTTTTGTCACTCGGCTAGACTGAGATGGCCTGGAGGGGGGAGAATGGAGTCTATGTCCTCAGATCCTTTGTCCCTATCCATACCAGATCGTTTCCTAGGTTCGGGGCTTTCCTCAGACCACCTCCCAACCCTATGCACCCCCTTGGCTACCTTGGGTGCGTTTCTGCAGGGGTTGTGGTCATAGATCACCAGCTTCAAGCTGCTCAGGTGCACGAGACTGGGGAAGTAAGTGATGATGTTGCGGTCGACGTCGATAATTTCCAGGAATGGCATGTGAAGCAACACGGGGGGGAATTCAGGCAGCAGGTTGCCTGAGAGCCAGATGCTGCGCAGGTCCTTCAGATACCACAGCTGCGCAGGGAGGGAGTGCAGCGCATTGGAGCCGGCGTGCAGCGTCTTGAGTTGCTTCAACTCGCACACCACGTTGGGCAGGTGATACAAACAGTTGGACTCAATCCAGAGCGTCTTCAGGTTCTGCAGCTGGCGCAGCTCCACAGGCAGGTCTCCGAGTCTGTTGTTGCCCAGGTAAAGGATACACAGCTGCTTCAAGGTGCACACCACTGGGGGAAGCGTTTGGAAATTGTTGAAATCCAGTGCCAAGATCTGTAGGTTCTGCAGCTGTTCTAGCTCAGAGGGCAGATGATTCAGATTGTTGTCGCTCAGGTACAATTTGACCAGTTCCCTGAAAGAACAAATGTGCAGTGGGAACCTCCTCACCTGCCTGCTGCTCAGATCCAACATTTTATCAATTGGCATCTCTTCAAGGTCTCCCAGGATGTATTTCTGGCAGGCATCTGATGGGAAGAAAGCAATGACTGTTCGGAAAGCGTTGCCCATCCTAACAACTTTGGAAAGTTACATCGGTTCTTCGCTACCCAGTGAATCAGGCTTATGGAGCAGGGAAGCTGCCTGGCTTCTATTTTGTGTGCTGTTCCCTCCTCCTTACTGTGATATATATGGTCCACATAGCAACAATCATGAATCTCAAGAGCCCTGAAATGTTCCTGATAACTGAATGAGTGTCTGCTGATGAGAAATACAGGCATTGCCTTGGAATAGCTCTCGTGcgcaaaagcagcagaaaacaccGAGGTGAAGTTCTGAGATTGCACAGTGGTTAATCAGACATATTTTCCAAAACAGTCCCAATATTCCCCTTAGCATGCTCTACTCTAAAGGCTCTGCTCTAATGGTGCTTTATGCTATAGTCACTTGCTAGTAACATGAGAGAGGGATatattcagttctcatttatgTGAATGTCATCTACTGTAAGTGTTTATTCATTGCAAGTAACATATTATGCCCTCTGGCACAAGCTGAAGGGCTCTCAGCCATGGCTTTCAGTCAGGGTTCAACCATCAGCCAAGCAATTCTTGTTGGCCCTAAACTGCGACAGGTTCCCGTTCTGGATAGGTGCGGCTGTTTTAGTATACCTGATGTAAACCACCCTACACCTGTACCACAAACCTGAACTGAATTGGACTCCATTGGCTGCTTTTGGTTAAAAAATATGTGGGAGTCTTAAGCATGGGATTCAAAGACACCTTTAACATCTAATTTGACCCCGAGTGGATGGTTTCAAATTTCATGGCACAATTAGGCAAATCCTACTGCTTAAATTGGACATTGATTTATATGACATTTTGCTATTTCTGGATGCAGAATGCTTATTTACATTTATTTGTTGTTAAGGAACATATTTAGGACTTACTTAAATATATTATGGGGTAAAAACTCTGGTTCACAGTTTAACTATTAATCTAGCCTTATCAATGCAGATCACAATGACCTTAGATTGCTGCACCTTGTGACTATGTTGGCAAGCCAAAGTCTCCTTGCAATGGGCTAATGAGATCAAGGCAATGAAAAAATAGCCTAGAGTCTGGACTTTTGAGGACCTTAATGAGTGATGGGGGGTGAAGAACAGTTAATGTAGGATGCTTTGCCTCTCAGAGGTGAAAGTCTTGCAGACAAACAGTAGTTGCACCTTTGTCTGCAAGAGAACAAGAGCTGATTCACGTAGCCCTCTGCATGTGATCAGATGTGAGTGTTGACTGAATCCTGATTCAACTTGGGTTTTGTCCCCAAATGGTCATGCAGTGACTCCATccactggtgcccattggggctgcTGGAGtgcaaggcagggaggccaacaggaaGTGGAGACACAGCCAATGACAAACAGAGCCAACTAAATTCGTTTGGACCCCATCCTTgtccctgctgagttttacaatGGGAACAGAGaaactggggaggaggaggagggaagtgatAAGCAATGCTACCCCTTGGGCTATAGTTGTAAGCAAGCAGCTGGCCAAGTTTGGGTTTGGTGGGGCAGTGAGCCATTTTCCCTAAGAGACGAACCTGTATAGTCTCTGTTACTCACTGGGCTTGCCCTGAAGTCTTTGCAAACCTGCTTGTGTTAGATGTGCAAGCTGAAGGCCAGAGCCATTGAGCAACAGTTTTTGACACAAGGATTACTCAACTCCACATTATATATGTCAGGAGTAGGGAAGCTTTttcagagggccacattcctttccagGCAGCCTTCTGGGgcccacatgccagtgatgggcagggccagaggtaaGGAAGAGGCATtgccagagttcaaggatgcactTGAGCTCCAGGAGGGTGCAAAAAAGGTCTAGTGAGAGGCATGACCTGGGGAGAGGCTgtgtggctgaggaggaggaggagcaacctGGAGACAGCCTATTTGGAAGGATGGATGTAGCCCCCAGgattgaggttccccatcccagataCATTTTGTAGGAATAACTTGAACTGATGAATTGGATTGCAGACAAACTGtacctttgaagcacattctttctctCCATGAATTCTGGACCCTGTCGTTTGTTTATGAGgtgttgggaattatagctccgtgaggggtaaactacagcaaTCAGAATCCTTCGAGGAAAATAATGTGCTTCAAGTGGGCTTTAAAGGTATTTAGTGTCTAAACAGCCTTAGAGTGAAAGCTTTGCACctgcctccttggggagaggttaaaaggtaaaggtaaagggacccctgaccattaggtccagtcatgaccaactctggggttgcggtgctcctctcgctttattggctgagggagccggcgtacagcttccgggtcatgtggccagcatgactaagccacttctggtgaaccagagcagcgcacggaaacgccgtttaccttcctgccagagtggtacctatttatctacttgcactttgacgtgctttcgaactgctaggttggcaggagcagggactgagcaatgggagctcaccctgtcatgggattcaaaccgtcaaccttctgatcggcaagtcctaggctctgtggtttaacccacagcgccacccgcgtccctggggagAGGTTAAATGAAACTAATTCAGTAACAGTTAATGAGAAAACCCAGGTGAAATAAGGAAAGGTCAAATTGCTTGTTATGGTGCTGAATCTTTCAGATGAGCCCATTTACCCTTCATCTTTCTATAGTGCTTTGAATTGCATAGGTTCACCTAGGAAGACCTGGGGACATGGTAAGACCTGGGTTATAATTACTTAGTCCACACTGAAAAAGACTCATTATTCTTAAGGCATGTGTGGTGAGACACAGCCAACCTCCTTACAACGGAGTCTATTAGAGGCAAACTTTCAAATTTCAACGGCGCCCTGCGCAACACAACAAAATTTGGCATCCCCACCCACATCTCTCGACTTTCATTATAAGTCATTGTTTCAGCCCCCTGCAGCGCCCTCTCACCAGTGCGGGTGAACCAGTCGCGcttccctaaatccacctctgtcacTGCTCCTTGTTTGGATAGCATTGGGGCAGGGCAATAGTGGCAAggttggagtggggtggggtggttgcACCAGTGGGAGCATCCCTGCTGGTCCAGCACTCCTGTCAGTGCAACTGCACAGTCTCACCCTTATTGGCACTTCAGCTCCATTCAGGTAAGCAACCACACCAGCGTCAAGCCCTACCACATGCACTGCTACTACCTGCCTCCATCACTCCCTTGTTGGAGTGTTCtaatgcagaggtggggaacgtGTGGTCCCCTAGATGtcgctgaactccaactcccagcatccctggctattggcgatgctggctggggttgatgggagttggagtccaacaacaacctgAGGGCCACCGGTTCCCCATCCATGTTGTAACAGATTGCAGTATTTACACAAATTGGCGGGTCCTTGTCCAGCACATTACAAATGTCCTGCCAAGCAACTGACCTGCAGTCATTGACTGACCCTGCAAACAGCTGGTTGTGATCCAGCAAAGTATataaaagagatagagagaagaAAAGCCAGCTTTATTTCCACTTCCAGCTGAAGCCATGAGGATTCTCTTAGCAGCTCTGGTTTATATTCCGTGCATCACAGCTGTAGTAAGGTAAGGAAGTATTTCATATATTTTCAGTGTGTTCTTAGCAGTGGGCCCATGTTTCTATAAAAAGGAGTCTTGTTAATTATTTTAgaagctttttttatatataaaaaagaaacttttGGTGTTGGCATGCTATAGAAAGGCATTTGCTACAAGATGGTACTAGACTCAAACCCTGGGCAAAATTCATGGAAACATTTCCCCTGCAACAAGTCCCAATGATTGGAAGGCATAATACCACAATTTACGTTAATTTCAGTTCTTAGGACGATGCTTTATACTAATTCAGGCTATTTATCTAGTCCAGTACTACACAGACTAGCAGTGGCTCATGTACCTCAgataggaatgggggagaaacttGATTCCATTGGCACTTAAAAGTGAGCTAACCAACTTTGTGttttctgaaacaagatgtgaACTGAAGAACAGCTATCCTCCAATATTCTCAGCCAgctttttcagtgcagttctccagtcaagtaatgtacATAAAAGCGCCTATACAATGGTAAAGggtgcacatattagtgaaaataacatataaacatGTGTATATTGGTatgtgcatataaaaatgtacaCAGGAGAGATTTTCGCTAAAATGttggcaaattttcatgaggattttttttaatcgcaaactgatgcagaaatgtggaatttAAATtagaaaactgagagaaacccaaAATGGACATGTTTGCCCATTCCAAGCCTCAACATCTACCATGTAATTTTATAACACTCTAAGGGCCGGATTCAACTCAACTGgtgcactagcagaagccagtgcaaggactTGCGATAGCTCAGAAGAGCTgtccctcctcttctccccctgcactTCCTCAATTCATTTCGGAGGGTCGGGAAACCCCAGAACAACACATGTGGGGAGGAGAAGGACGGTTGTTCCATCTGGCGGGCAGAAATGCTTGAAGAATTATCTTATTAGCTCTATGTTGATTTCTATCCTAAGCTAGGCAAAGTTAACATGGTACGTACCAAGGCAAAAATATTGATTAAACCACCCTAGAAGAAGCATACTAGTCCTAGTCCTAGTTTTGGTTTTTCTGGGATTTCATTGTCCATTGTATGCCACACCAAACATGCATTCATGTCATCCGCCCAGGATCCCTCTAACGCGATTTGAATCTATCAGAGGAAAACTCCGTAAAAGAGGAGAGCTGCATAAGCTTCTTGAAGACCGCCAACCTGACATTTTTGTTCAGAGGTACCCGCACTGTCTCCCTTCCGATATTAATTTGTCACAGGGACTTGCAACAGAAAGGCTCTATGATTACATGAATGTGAGTATGTCACTGCATAATAATGGGATAAAAGCTCATAGATGTTGCTGCTCTTTCATGAAATAACAAGGCTCCTTCATAAAATAACAAGGCAGATTGCAACATATAAAATAGTCTATAAATGTCTATAAAAG
Coding sequences within:
- the CCT2 gene encoding T-complex protein 1 subunit beta; this translates as MASLSLAPVNIFKAGADEERAETARLSSFVGAIAIGDLVKSTLGPKGMDKILLSTGREGTVTVTNDGATILKAIGVDNPAAKVLVDMSKVQDDEVGDGTTSVTVLAAELLREAELLIARKIHPQTIIAGWREATKAAREALVKSAVDHGGNEASFHKDLMNIAETTLSSKLLTHHKDHFAKLAVDAVLRLKGSGNLEAIHIIKKLGGSLIDSYLDEGFLLDKKIGVNQPKRIENAKILIANTGMDTDKIKIFGSRVRVDSTAKVAEIEQAEKEKMKEKVERILKHGINCFINRQLIYNYPEQMFAAAGVMAIEHADFAGVERLALVTGGEIASTFDHPELVKLGSCKLIEEVMIGEDKLLHFSGVAMGEACTVVLRGATQQIIDEAERSLHDALCVLAQTVKDTRTVYGGGCSEMLMANAVWELAKRTPGKESVAMESFAKALSTLPTIIADNAGYDSADLVSQLRAAHIEGKTTYGLDMKEATIGDMATLGVVESFQVKRQVLLSAAEAAEVILRVDDIIKAAPRKRVPDRYPC
- the LRRC10 gene encoding leucine-rich repeat-containing protein 10; translation: MGNAFRTVIAFFPSDACQKYILGDLEEMPIDKMLDLSSRQVRRFPLHICSFRELVKLYLSDNNLNHLPSELEQLQNLQILALDFNNFQTLPPVVCTLKQLCILYLGNNRLGDLPVELRQLQNLKTLWIESNCLYHLPNVVCELKQLKTLHAGSNALHSLPAQLWYLKDLRSIWLSGNLLPEFPPVLLHMPFLEIIDVDRNIITYFPSLVHLSSLKLVIYDHNPCRNAPKVAKGVHRVGRWSEESPEPRKRSGMDRDKGSEDIDSILPPPGHLSLAE